One genomic region from Sphingobacterium multivorum encodes:
- a CDS encoding M20/M25/M40 family metallo-hydrolase yields MKVDLMKQRGMKSLGLALLLLSAPAIFAQNKEAMVSSIVQEANANSQLEKYAFELVDMIGPRLVGSPQMQQAHDWVVKNYNALGAQARNEPYGEWRSWERGTSQVTMTYPRIKSLEGTQLAFSPVTKEKGVEAEVVVMPLFSSPSDFQSWLKTVKGKIVLIGMNPLSGRSDANWKESASPKSYEKYQALKNDQLKKWESSMSYTGSTRRTLPLALENAGAVGVIDSYWTELPGITRIFDAKSKQIPVFNVGLEDYGLLYRMAEHGVKPRVSLQGNSKELGISKTYNSIAEIKGKEKPGEYVVLSAHLDSWDGASGATDNATGVITMMEAVRILRKVYPDNKRTILVGNWGSEEQGLNGSSAFVEDHPEIAKNIQVVWNQDNGTGRIVRIGGSGFEKSYEYISRWVQYLPEEFRNEIQTSFPGMPGTGGSDHSSFVQKGIPAFGLSSTSWDYGKVTWHTNRDTYDKIVFDEVKQNAIIVAILTYLACEEPTLVSRDKITLPIDKDGKPTVWPTNLQSKRTSGN; encoded by the coding sequence ATGAAGGTAGATTTAATGAAACAGCGTGGAATGAAATCTTTAGGGCTGGCACTTCTATTGCTGAGCGCTCCAGCTATTTTTGCTCAAAATAAAGAAGCGATGGTTTCATCAATTGTGCAGGAGGCAAATGCAAATTCACAATTGGAGAAGTATGCGTTTGAGCTTGTCGATATGATTGGCCCCCGTCTTGTCGGGAGTCCACAAATGCAACAGGCGCATGATTGGGTTGTCAAAAATTATAATGCGCTTGGCGCACAGGCTCGCAACGAGCCCTATGGTGAATGGCGTTCCTGGGAACGAGGAACTTCTCAGGTGACGATGACCTATCCCCGCATAAAATCTTTGGAAGGTACACAGTTGGCGTTCAGTCCCGTGACCAAGGAGAAAGGGGTTGAAGCCGAGGTTGTGGTAATGCCTTTATTTAGCTCCCCGTCTGATTTTCAGTCTTGGCTTAAGACAGTCAAAGGCAAGATCGTATTGATTGGAATGAATCCGCTTTCTGGACGGTCAGATGCCAACTGGAAGGAGTCAGCTTCTCCGAAAAGTTATGAAAAATATCAAGCCTTAAAAAATGATCAGTTGAAAAAATGGGAGAGTAGTATGTCCTATACGGGAAGCACGCGTCGGACATTGCCATTGGCTTTGGAGAATGCTGGTGCCGTTGGTGTCATCGATTCCTATTGGACGGAATTGCCCGGTATTACACGGATTTTTGATGCGAAGTCCAAACAAATTCCGGTATTTAACGTCGGTCTGGAAGATTATGGTCTGTTATACCGCATGGCAGAACATGGGGTCAAACCTCGGGTTTCGCTACAGGGAAATTCAAAAGAGCTTGGAATATCAAAGACCTATAATAGTATCGCGGAGATCAAGGGAAAGGAAAAACCGGGCGAGTATGTTGTGCTTTCGGCGCATCTAGATTCGTGGGACGGTGCTTCGGGAGCGACAGACAATGCGACAGGAGTAATTACCATGATGGAGGCTGTCCGCATTTTAAGGAAGGTTTACCCGGATAATAAAAGAACGATTTTGGTCGGTAACTGGGGAAGTGAGGAGCAGGGGCTGAATGGCTCTTCAGCTTTTGTCGAAGATCATCCCGAGATCGCTAAAAATATACAGGTGGTATGGAATCAGGATAACGGCACAGGGCGAATTGTCCGGATAGGAGGCAGTGGTTTTGAAAAATCTTACGAATATATAAGCCGCTGGGTGCAATATTTGCCTGAAGAGTTTCGTAATGAAATCCAAACCAGTTTTCCAGGCATGCCGGGGACAGGGGGGAGTGACCACTCTTCTTTCGTTCAGAAAGGAATTCCGGCCTTTGGGCTCTCTTCCACATCCTGGGACTATGGTAAGGTGACCTGGCATACCAATCGGGATACCTATGATAAGATTGTGTTTGATGAAGTAAAACAAAACGCCATTATCGTTGCGATTTTGACTTACCTTGCCTGTGAAGAGCCTACGTTGGTCTCCCGCGATAAGATCACATTGCCAATTGATAAAGATGGCAAGCCGACGGTATGGCCAACAAATCTACAGTCTAAAAGAACGAGTGGCAACTGA
- a CDS encoding 3-keto-disaccharide hydrolase, giving the protein MNFSLSSAIATTLLFGATVLQAQTNMKPSDTEYYSPVPPTVTINQGVPSDAIVLFDGKDLRQWKSEKGKANWTVANNVLEVKPGAGAIETNEHFSDFQLHIEWKSPEVIKGEGQGRGNSGIFLQGLYEIQVLDNNNNPTYVNGGAGSIYKQRPPLAQVIAPDKWHVYDIIYKAPQFNKDGILTAKGTVTVLHNGVIVQNNTQIDGTTEYIGLPKQISHGPGPIVLQDHGDLVQFRNIWLRKL; this is encoded by the coding sequence ATGAACTTTTCTTTATCCTCAGCGATAGCAACAACACTCTTATTTGGCGCCACTGTATTACAGGCCCAAACAAATATGAAACCAAGCGACACCGAATATTATAGTCCGGTACCACCGACAGTAACAATCAATCAGGGTGTACCAAGCGATGCCATTGTCCTTTTTGACGGCAAGGATCTTAGGCAATGGAAAAGTGAAAAAGGCAAAGCCAATTGGACAGTGGCCAACAACGTACTTGAAGTAAAACCGGGGGCTGGAGCCATTGAGACCAACGAACACTTTAGCGATTTTCAATTGCATATTGAATGGAAAAGCCCCGAAGTAATCAAAGGCGAGGGCCAAGGAAGAGGCAATAGCGGAATTTTCCTCCAAGGGCTTTATGAAATTCAGGTATTGGACAACAATAACAACCCAACCTATGTCAACGGCGGAGCAGGCAGTATTTACAAACAGCGCCCACCCCTGGCGCAGGTAATTGCTCCAGACAAATGGCATGTGTACGATATTATTTATAAAGCACCTCAGTTCAATAAGGATGGAATCTTGACCGCTAAAGGAACAGTAACGGTCCTACATAACGGCGTCATTGTACAAAACAATACCCAAATCGATGGCACAACCGAATACATCGGACTACCAAAGCAAATAAGCCACGGACCAGGTCCAATTGTATTGCAGGATCATGGTGATTTGGTCCAGTTCAGAAACATCTGGCTACGTAAACTATAG
- the asnB gene encoding asparagine synthase B encodes MCGIIGAFELKQPASSLRSQVLEMSKRIRHRGPDWSGIFTGEKALLAHERLAIVDPKSGSQPLYSPDGKVVLAVNGEIYNHHELRNSLPDYEFSTQSDSEVVLALYLAKGPSFVDELNGIFGFALYDSRDDSFFVARDHMGIIPLYYGEDEQGQLFVASELKSLEGFCTTIEQFPPGHYLYSKTGKAPQRWYQRDWESYDVVKDNETDIAVLRKGLEDAVHRQLMSDVPYGVLLSGGLDSSVIAAVTKKFASKRIESDDKEDAWYPQLHSFAVGLKGAPDLIAAQKAADHIGTIHHEINFTIQEGLDAIRDVIYHLETYDVTTVRASTPMYLLARVIKSMGIKMVLSGEGSDELFGGYLYFHKAPNAQEFHEETVRKLKKLYLYDCLRANKSLAAWGVEGRVPFLDKEFMDIAMRINPSDKMIREGRMEKWVVRKAFEDYLPESIAWRQKEQFSDGVGYSWIDTLKEQAESKVSDQEFAEASTRFPINTPKNKEEFLYRTIFESHFPSTAAAQTVPSVKSVACSTPEALAWDASFQNLNDPSGRAVASVHQESYEKSKVEAV; translated from the coding sequence ATGTGTGGAATTATTGGCGCTTTTGAATTAAAGCAACCTGCAAGCTCATTGAGATCTCAAGTATTAGAAATGTCAAAACGTATTCGCCACCGTGGTCCGGACTGGTCGGGTATATTCACCGGTGAGAAAGCTTTATTGGCACACGAGCGGTTAGCTATTGTTGACCCTAAATCTGGAAGTCAACCATTGTACAGTCCGGACGGTAAAGTTGTACTAGCAGTTAATGGCGAGATCTATAACCACCATGAATTAAGAAATAGCCTTCCTGATTATGAGTTCTCGACACAAAGTGACTCTGAAGTTGTGTTGGCATTATATTTAGCGAAAGGTCCCTCATTTGTGGATGAATTAAATGGTATTTTTGGTTTTGCACTCTATGATTCACGTGATGATTCCTTTTTTGTCGCACGTGACCATATGGGAATTATCCCCTTATATTATGGTGAAGATGAACAGGGGCAATTGTTCGTTGCATCCGAATTAAAATCACTGGAAGGTTTCTGTACGACGATTGAACAATTTCCTCCGGGGCATTACTTGTATAGCAAAACGGGGAAAGCTCCGCAGCGCTGGTATCAACGTGATTGGGAAAGTTACGATGTTGTAAAAGACAACGAGACCGATATCGCTGTTTTGCGCAAAGGTTTGGAAGATGCAGTGCATCGTCAATTAATGTCAGATGTACCTTACGGTGTACTGCTGTCTGGTGGATTGGATTCATCGGTTATTGCTGCGGTAACGAAGAAGTTTGCATCCAAACGTATCGAAAGTGACGACAAAGAAGATGCCTGGTATCCTCAACTGCATTCATTTGCGGTGGGATTGAAGGGAGCACCGGATTTAATTGCGGCACAGAAAGCAGCAGATCATATCGGAACAATACACCACGAGATCAACTTTACCATCCAAGAAGGATTGGATGCGATCCGTGACGTGATCTACCACTTGGAGACTTATGACGTCACGACGGTACGTGCTTCTACACCGATGTATTTATTAGCTCGTGTAATCAAATCAATGGGCATTAAAATGGTATTGTCGGGTGAGGGGTCAGACGAACTCTTTGGTGGGTATCTTTATTTTCATAAAGCGCCAAATGCACAGGAATTTCACGAGGAAACTGTACGTAAGCTGAAAAAGCTTTACCTGTACGACTGTCTGCGGGCAAATAAATCACTTGCAGCATGGGGTGTTGAAGGGCGTGTACCTTTCCTAGATAAAGAATTTATGGACATTGCGATGCGTATCAACCCTTCCGATAAAATGATTCGCGAAGGAAGGATGGAGAAATGGGTTGTACGTAAGGCATTTGAAGACTATCTGCCAGAAAGCATCGCATGGCGCCAGAAAGAGCAATTTTCTGACGGTGTAGGCTATAGCTGGATCGATACCTTGAAAGAACAGGCTGAAAGTAAAGTTTCTGATCAGGAGTTTGCCGAGGCTTCAACGCGCTTCCCGATAAACACCCCGAAAAACAAAGAAGAGTTTCTATATCGGACAATTTTCGAATCGCATTTTCCTTCAACAGCGGCAGCACAAACTGTTCCATCGGTAAAATCTGTCGCATGCAGTACGCCGGAAGCCTTAGCTTGGGATGCTTCTTTCCAGAATCTGAATGATCCATCGGGTCGGGCTGTGGCCTCGGTTCACCAAGAGAGCTACGAAAAATCCAAAGTGGAAGCCGTGTAA
- a CDS encoding AAA family ATPase, which yields MNIYDLVIADKERIALEDVFLEEDSRQKLHQLIKEHRYIKELSQYGLPVSNKILLHGYSGCGKTTTAKALATALEKPIYVLNLSNLISSRIGETSQHIKQVFDKAGREKAVLFLDEFDQIGKARISEEKDVGEMRRLVNTIIQLIDYFPAEAVLIAATNHPEILDTAIIRRFQLRLAFELPTIVQLDAYYDKLFEPFPHYADVVPRRYGISYAEAKDYIYGAVKSLFIASLEQNQP from the coding sequence ATGAATATTTACGATCTTGTCATAGCCGATAAGGAAAGGATTGCTTTGGAGGATGTTTTCTTGGAAGAGGACAGCCGTCAAAAGCTGCATCAGCTGATTAAAGAGCATCGTTATATTAAAGAGCTTTCGCAATATGGTCTGCCGGTGAGCAATAAGATTTTACTGCACGGTTATTCGGGTTGCGGAAAAACAACAACGGCGAAAGCGCTGGCTACAGCGCTTGAAAAACCAATTTATGTGTTGAATTTGAGCAACCTCATTTCTTCTCGCATTGGCGAAACCTCGCAGCACATCAAACAGGTCTTTGATAAAGCAGGGCGTGAAAAAGCAGTTCTGTTTTTAGATGAATTCGATCAGATCGGAAAGGCGCGGATTAGTGAAGAAAAGGATGTTGGTGAAATGCGCCGTCTCGTGAACACCATTATACAGCTGATCGATTATTTTCCTGCTGAAGCGGTATTGATTGCAGCAACGAATCATCCTGAAATATTGGATACAGCCATTATCCGGCGGTTTCAGCTTCGTTTGGCTTTTGAGTTGCCGACCATAGTACAACTGGATGCCTATTATGATAAACTATTTGAGCCATTTCCACATTATGCTGATGTCGTACCGCGACGCTATGGGATCTCCTATGCAGAGGCTAAGGACTATATTTACGGTGCTGTCAAATCCTTATTTATTGCGTCGTTGGAACAAAATCAACCTTAA
- a CDS encoding S9 family peptidase produces the protein MKRIALFFLLSSSISSYAQRNLNLEETVFGPRTYAPTSIAGASWIPKSNNLSYLDKSYQNLLSKSASNNWSETNLASKADLEAALKTAIPGETFNLRMFPYDYKWRDGNALLLQVDGKDKTYTVTYNIKSKNIESFIGNDNKGANREVCSDFSKIAYLIDNNIAIVDKDGKITSVTNDNDKGIVNGSDYTHRQEFGIKKGMWWNNQNDKLLYYHKDETMVANYPLPQWSSKIADIKWIKYPMTGQKSEEVSLIVYNTTTGQKVTLQTGEHSEQYLTMVTWDPSGKYIYVGVLNRGQNDLKVNKYNAENGSLVKTLFEETATTWVEPENPLTFLPNKPDQFLYQSDRDGYNQLYLYNTEGNLIKKLGYKDIVMEALLDFSADGSKVSYTGVTNNGLDRQLFEVDLKSGKTVQLTNESGTHHAALSSDGKYIYDQYSNLKTPNKVQVKEVKSAKETTLVNAENPFSGKINDPKIEFVQLTSADGKYPLTGRIIYPNDFDPAKKYPVMYYLYGGSHSQLVSNKWLGGAGYFDMYMAQQGYIVFTMDNRGTNYRGRDFYTATHRNLGQNEMADQMKGIEFLKSKSFVDQQRMGIFGWSFGGFMTTSFMLHHNDIFKAAVAGGPVIDWKFYEVMYGERYMDTPQENPEGYKLTSLLNKADQLKGRLLIIHGAQDPVVVQQNSMEFLEACIKAGKQVDYFLYPTHEHNVMGKDRIHMYEKIADYFNQHLKNPS, from the coding sequence ATGAAAAGAATTGCGCTATTCTTCTTGTTGTCGAGCTCCATCAGCAGCTATGCACAACGCAACCTCAATTTAGAAGAAACAGTATTTGGACCCCGAACTTACGCACCAACATCAATAGCCGGAGCATCGTGGATCCCAAAATCAAACAACCTCTCCTATCTCGATAAATCGTACCAGAATCTATTATCAAAAAGCGCTTCCAACAACTGGAGCGAAACTAATCTAGCCTCTAAAGCAGACCTCGAAGCAGCATTGAAAACGGCTATTCCGGGCGAAACATTCAATCTGCGGATGTTTCCTTACGACTATAAATGGCGTGATGGAAACGCGCTATTACTCCAAGTCGATGGAAAAGATAAAACTTACACGGTGACTTACAATATCAAATCAAAAAATATTGAAAGCTTTATCGGCAATGACAACAAGGGAGCTAATCGCGAGGTATGTTCTGATTTTTCAAAAATCGCCTACTTAATAGACAATAACATTGCAATTGTTGACAAAGACGGCAAAATTACTTCCGTCACCAACGATAACGACAAAGGAATTGTCAATGGTAGTGATTACACCCATCGCCAGGAATTTGGCATCAAGAAAGGAATGTGGTGGAACAATCAAAATGACAAACTGCTGTACTATCACAAAGACGAAACGATGGTCGCCAATTATCCATTACCGCAATGGAGTTCCAAAATTGCGGATATCAAATGGATAAAATATCCAATGACAGGTCAAAAATCTGAAGAAGTTTCGTTGATCGTTTACAACACCACCACGGGACAAAAGGTAACCCTCCAAACCGGTGAGCATTCAGAGCAGTATTTGACCATGGTTACCTGGGATCCTTCTGGTAAATACATCTACGTCGGAGTACTTAACCGTGGGCAAAATGATCTTAAAGTCAACAAATATAATGCAGAAAACGGTTCTTTGGTCAAAACCCTGTTTGAAGAAACTGCGACAACCTGGGTTGAACCTGAAAACCCATTGACATTCTTACCAAACAAACCGGATCAATTCCTTTATCAATCCGATAGAGATGGTTATAATCAACTTTACCTCTACAACACGGAAGGTAATCTGATCAAAAAACTCGGCTATAAAGACATCGTTATGGAGGCATTGCTCGACTTTTCGGCTGATGGCAGCAAAGTAAGCTATACAGGAGTCACCAACAACGGTTTAGATCGCCAATTATTTGAGGTCGACCTAAAATCAGGGAAAACGGTTCAATTAACAAATGAATCGGGCACGCATCATGCTGCACTAAGTAGCGATGGCAAGTATATCTACGATCAATATAGTAATTTAAAAACACCAAATAAAGTTCAGGTCAAAGAAGTTAAATCTGCTAAAGAAACTACCTTAGTCAATGCAGAAAACCCTTTTTCCGGAAAAATAAATGATCCTAAAATCGAATTTGTACAGTTGACATCCGCAGATGGGAAATACCCATTGACAGGACGTATCATTTATCCCAACGACTTTGATCCAGCTAAGAAATATCCGGTCATGTATTATTTATACGGCGGATCACATTCGCAGCTTGTTTCCAACAAATGGCTAGGAGGCGCTGGATATTTTGATATGTATATGGCGCAACAGGGCTATATCGTCTTCACGATGGATAATCGCGGCACGAATTACAGAGGCCGGGATTTCTATACAGCTACGCATCGCAACCTCGGTCAAAATGAAATGGCCGACCAGATGAAAGGAATAGAGTTCCTTAAATCAAAATCTTTTGTTGACCAACAGCGCATGGGTATTTTCGGGTGGAGCTTCGGTGGTTTTATGACAACTTCCTTCATGCTGCATCATAACGATATCTTCAAGGCTGCAGTAGCTGGAGGTCCGGTAATCGACTGGAAATTTTATGAGGTGATGTACGGCGAACGCTACATGGACACGCCGCAAGAAAATCCGGAAGGTTATAAATTGACATCACTCCTCAATAAAGCCGATCAACTGAAAGGAAGACTATTGATTATTCACGGCGCACAAGACCCTGTCGTTGTACAACAAAACAGCATGGAGTTTTTAGAAGCCTGTATTAAAGCCGGAAAGCAAGTAGATTATTTTCTATACCCGACTCATGAACACAATGTAATGGGAAAAGACCGTATTCATATGTACGAAAAAATTGCGGACTACTTCAATCAGCACCTCAAAAACCCATCATAA
- a CDS encoding polysaccharide deacetylase family protein: protein MMKQLIFVGLFLVCALLSHGQVSFANLENYRTEWLILRENNNSLVGIRSFTTNTVKYYLTVDPTTLQTRVVGDRSVSVLYNDAAQVTKSLSGSVYESCFSLVRKTENNLQDAGLNFRLPKEAGINLTIDLCPSHKPLDRAIFEDLLAAFKGIDRSLPLAVSVSGKWMLNHAADLAWLKSLDAKGVKITWVNHTYDHVFTSNPLTSNFLLSKNTNLGYEVLENEKLMLKNGLLPSVFFRCPGLVSDRRIIEQLLSYGLIAVGSDAWLAKGQQAKNGSIVLIHGNGNEEVGVQDFIRLLRTESQAIKTKHWTLYSLSEGLDQESH, encoded by the coding sequence ATGATGAAACAGCTCATTTTTGTTGGTCTATTTTTGGTGTGCGCCCTACTCTCTCATGGACAGGTTTCATTTGCCAATTTAGAAAACTATAGAACCGAGTGGTTGATTCTCCGTGAAAATAATAATTCTCTGGTGGGGATCCGTAGTTTCACGACAAATACTGTAAAATATTATTTAACGGTAGATCCTACTACACTGCAAACGCGTGTAGTAGGAGATCGATCGGTCAGCGTTCTGTACAACGATGCGGCTCAGGTTACAAAAAGTCTAAGTGGTTCGGTATACGAAAGCTGTTTTTCTTTAGTCAGAAAAACTGAAAACAACTTACAGGATGCGGGGCTGAATTTTAGGCTTCCCAAAGAGGCTGGTATTAATTTGACGATTGATCTATGTCCTTCACACAAACCTTTGGACAGGGCTATTTTTGAAGATCTTCTCGCTGCGTTTAAGGGGATAGATCGCAGCCTGCCACTGGCCGTTTCTGTTTCGGGTAAATGGATGCTAAATCATGCCGCAGATCTGGCATGGCTAAAGTCATTGGATGCAAAGGGAGTAAAGATTACCTGGGTCAATCATACGTATGACCATGTTTTTACTAGTAATCCTTTAACATCCAATTTTTTGCTTTCCAAAAATACGAATCTAGGTTATGAAGTGTTGGAGAATGAAAAATTGATGCTGAAAAACGGTCTTCTGCCTTCGGTATTTTTTCGTTGTCCGGGCTTAGTTTCCGATCGGCGTATCATTGAGCAACTATTGTCCTATGGTCTTATTGCGGTAGGCTCGGATGCCTGGTTGGCAAAAGGGCAGCAGGCCAAAAACGGAAGTATTGTCCTGATTCATGGTAATGGGAATGAGGAAGTTGGGGTGCAGGATTTTATCCGATTGCTTCGGACAGAATCTCAGGCCATAAAAACAAAACACTGGACACTGTATAGTTTATCCGAAGGCTTGGATCAGGAGTCACATTAA
- a CDS encoding Hsp20/alpha crystallin family protein, with product MALIKFPTKSLNTDAVNPFVNTVFDNLFNDNFISDRLVSRVPAVNISESEKSFKIEMAAPGLDKSDFKINVDKNLITISAEKKEESVSEEKLYSKKEFNYSSFSRSFTLPETVDYSNIEAAYEGGILILTVGKKEDAIIAKRLIEVK from the coding sequence ATGGCATTAATTAAATTCCCTACAAAAAGTTTAAACACCGATGCAGTAAATCCATTTGTAAACACTGTATTCGACAACTTATTCAATGATAATTTCATCTCCGATCGTTTGGTGTCCCGTGTACCTGCGGTCAATATATCAGAATCTGAAAAATCATTTAAAATTGAAATGGCAGCGCCTGGATTGGATAAATCGGATTTTAAGATCAATGTTGATAAAAATCTAATTACCATTTCAGCTGAGAAAAAAGAGGAAAGTGTGAGTGAAGAAAAATTATACAGCAAAAAAGAATTCAATTATTCTTCGTTCTCAAGATCATTTACATTGCCAGAGACCGTAGATTATAGCAATATCGAGGCTGCCTATGAAGGTGGTATATTAATTTTGACTGTTGGCAAGAAAGAAGATGCAATCATTGCAAAACGTCTGATTGAAGTTAAATAA
- a CDS encoding VOC family protein, which translates to MAKLHAYLNFDGNCEEAFNFYEKVFNTKNPGFMRYGDIPADPQMPPVPDEAKNKICHTAISINGDSMLMGADVVPAFGQQYIQGNNSYVMLMCESTTEAKALYDALSTNAKVVEMPLGETFFAELYSAFQDQFGICWMVYFGGNKEQDCESNA; encoded by the coding sequence ATGGCAAAATTACACGCTTATCTAAATTTCGACGGAAACTGTGAAGAAGCATTCAACTTTTATGAAAAAGTCTTCAATACAAAAAATCCTGGCTTCATGCGTTATGGAGATATCCCTGCCGACCCACAGATGCCACCTGTTCCAGACGAAGCAAAAAACAAAATCTGTCATACAGCAATTTCGATCAACGGCGATAGCATGCTGATGGGAGCTGATGTCGTACCTGCTTTTGGACAACAATATATCCAAGGAAACAACAGCTATGTCATGCTGATGTGCGAAAGCACCACCGAAGCGAAAGCTTTGTACGATGCCCTGAGCACCAATGCAAAGGTCGTTGAAATGCCACTCGGCGAAACATTTTTTGCCGAACTATACAGCGCTTTTCAGGATCAATTCGGCATTTGCTGGATGGTTTATTTTGGTGGAAACAAAGAACAGGATTGCGAAAGTAACGCTTAA
- a CDS encoding dihydroneopterin aldolase — MATILQTVSLKEARFYAPIGYYEEEQVLGNEFFVSIDVCFPFLNAETEDLNNTLNYEELYQITAGVMLPKRKLLESAASEILEQIRERVSHALTIEVVIRKSNPPFGGDLSCSQVSLKYFKD, encoded by the coding sequence ATGGCAACCATTTTACAGACAGTATCGCTGAAAGAAGCCCGGTTCTATGCACCAATAGGTTACTATGAAGAAGAACAGGTGCTAGGCAATGAATTTTTTGTTTCTATTGACGTATGTTTTCCCTTTTTGAATGCCGAGACAGAGGATTTAAACAATACGCTCAATTACGAAGAACTTTACCAGATTACAGCCGGTGTCATGCTACCTAAACGTAAGCTACTGGAATCTGCGGCTTCAGAAATACTCGAACAGATTCGGGAAAGAGTATCCCATGCTCTGACGATCGAAGTGGTGATACGCAAATCGAACCCTCCCTTTGGTGGGGACCTTTCCTGCTCCCAAGTTAGCCTTAAATATTTCAAGGATTAA
- a CDS encoding Crp/Fnr family transcriptional regulator: MDLIRTFYSELALTPQELTAITEKHEAITVKKGDFILTKGQVSNAYYLIEYGLTRSFLHDYEGNEVTIGFCTDNDVVIEVASFFQRHPTVENIQALMETRLWKIKFEDFQELFHQIPEFREWGRSWMAKELVHSKNRAIAMITEPATTRYLRLIKEKPILIQQAPLKHIASYLGITDTSLSRIRKEIVHGN, encoded by the coding sequence ATGGATCTAATTAGAACCTTCTACAGTGAACTTGCACTGACTCCACAGGAATTAACTGCAATTACAGAAAAACATGAAGCCATAACCGTCAAAAAGGGCGATTTTATATTGACCAAAGGACAGGTTTCAAATGCTTATTACTTGATTGAGTATGGACTTACACGCTCCTTTTTACACGATTATGAAGGCAATGAAGTTACCATAGGCTTCTGTACGGACAATGATGTTGTCATTGAAGTCGCCTCTTTTTTTCAACGCCATCCAACGGTGGAAAATATCCAGGCACTCATGGAAACCCGTCTCTGGAAAATAAAGTTTGAAGATTTTCAGGAACTTTTTCATCAGATTCCTGAATTTAGGGAATGGGGGCGTTCTTGGATGGCCAAGGAACTTGTTCACAGTAAAAATAGGGCTATTGCTATGATTACCGAACCTGCTACTACCCGCTATTTGCGCTTGATTAAAGAAAAACCAATATTGATACAGCAGGCACCACTCAAGCATATTGCTTCCTACCTGGGCATCACCGACACTTCCCTAAGCCGCATCCGGAAAGAAATTGTCCACGGAAACTAA
- a CDS encoding HopJ type III effector protein, translated as MTTTELLDKSKGSELQFQEVLAHIADQYSYSPSAFQNGTLKNSKEENQGSAKVFYFAQLNNLSQEDTLRLFAEHYQNVLDNPDGDGHQNIRQFRTNGWDGILFEEEVLVKK; from the coding sequence ATGACTACAACAGAATTATTGGATAAATCAAAAGGAAGCGAATTACAGTTTCAGGAAGTATTGGCGCATATTGCCGATCAGTACAGCTATAGTCCCAGTGCATTTCAAAATGGGACGCTGAAAAATTCGAAAGAAGAAAATCAAGGTAGTGCAAAAGTTTTCTATTTTGCACAGTTAAATAATCTTTCGCAGGAGGATACATTGCGCCTTTTTGCCGAACATTATCAAAATGTACTCGATAATCCAGACGGAGATGGCCATCAGAACATTCGTCAATTTAGGACAAATGGTTGGGATGGGATCCTGTTTGAGGAAGAAGTACTGGTGAAAAAATAA
- a CDS encoding CDP-alcohol phosphatidyltransferase family protein, translating into MKKNIPFALIILRLVLGLLLLLFYWLKVDHFKWYAISFLVIGLLSDIFDGIIARRLAVSTALLRRWDSSVDLLFFTCITWASYLSCPQFFKDHATLILILVGSEIVTYIISFVKFKKEIATHSIGAKVWTLFLFAFLVELLLHCQSTILFQLTIWLGLLTRLEIIAIILTLRNWSNDIPSIYHAIQLRKGKTIRKNKLFNS; encoded by the coding sequence TTGAAAAAGAACATTCCTTTTGCCCTGATCATACTGCGCCTTGTCTTAGGCCTGTTGCTATTGCTCTTTTACTGGCTCAAAGTGGACCATTTTAAATGGTATGCAATTTCATTTCTTGTAATCGGATTGTTGAGCGACATATTTGACGGCATTATCGCCCGTAGGCTAGCGGTCTCCACAGCGCTCTTACGCCGCTGGGATTCCAGTGTTGATCTCCTGTTTTTCACCTGTATTACATGGGCAAGCTACTTGAGCTGTCCCCAATTTTTTAAGGATCATGCAACATTAATCTTGATCCTGGTCGGATCAGAGATAGTAACCTACATCATTAGCTTTGTAAAATTTAAAAAAGAAATTGCAACACACTCCATTGGCGCGAAGGTCTGGACGCTGTTTTTATTTGCGTTTCTGGTCGAACTATTGCTTCATTGCCAGTCGACAATCTTATTTCAGTTGACAATCTGGCTAGGCCTGCTCACACGTCTGGAAATTATTGCTATTATCCTGACGCTCAGAAACTGGTCTAACGATATCCCAAGTATCTACCACGCTATCCAGCTACGCAAAGGAAAGACAATCCGAAAAAACAAGTTGTTCAATAGTTAA